One Thermus caldifontis DNA segment encodes these proteins:
- a CDS encoding phosphoglucomutase, producing the protein MELYPTQDGFLGEIAKGFTFAQVSRLAAGFGERARAEGIDQVVVAHDTRFLAKEMAEEAAGVLAGLGLKAFLLKGPVPLPLFAFTLGELEAAGFYLSASRKPARYQGVKLRLGPGKPLSGQEVPLPEKVPEARGNFQLLDRKRAYLEHLAGNAGQGATGKKGVVYLDTLGGAGGGLLPGVFGLLGLEAELRELHPLPHPLFYGVDPDPKPENLPTLLALMRAVEPPAVGLALDGDADRLAALLPGGEVLPPAEVLKALEEALEGKEVRGDGQGSYLFPWHLPEPDPFLAALLLLGKLL; encoded by the coding sequence ATGGAGCTCTACCCCACGCAGGATGGGTTTTTGGGAGAGATCGCTAAGGGCTTCACCTTCGCCCAGGTGTCCAGGCTGGCCGCTGGGTTTGGGGAACGGGCCAGGGCGGAGGGGATAGACCAGGTGGTGGTGGCCCACGACACCCGTTTCCTGGCCAAGGAGATGGCGGAGGAAGCGGCAGGGGTGCTGGCGGGTCTCGGCCTTAAGGCCTTCCTCCTCAAAGGCCCCGTCCCCCTTCCCCTCTTTGCCTTCACCCTAGGGGAGCTGGAAGCGGCCGGGTTTTACCTCAGCGCAAGCCGCAAGCCCGCCCGTTACCAGGGGGTGAAGCTCCGCCTCGGGCCGGGGAAACCCCTCTCTGGCCAGGAGGTCCCCCTCCCGGAAAAGGTCCCTGAGGCCCGGGGGAACTTCCAGCTCCTGGACCGGAAAAGGGCCTACCTGGAGCACCTGGCAGGGAACGCCGGCCAGGGGGCCACGGGGAAAAAGGGTGTGGTCTACCTGGACACCCTAGGGGGTGCCGGGGGTGGGCTTTTGCCGGGGGTCTTTGGGCTTTTGGGCCTCGAGGCGGAGCTTAGGGAACTCCATCCCCTCCCCCACCCCCTCTTCTACGGGGTGGACCCCGACCCCAAGCCGGAAAACCTCCCCACCCTTCTCGCCCTCATGAGGGCCGTGGAACCCCCGGCGGTGGGCTTGGCCCTGGATGGGGATGCGGACCGCCTGGCTGCCCTTCTTCCCGGGGGGGAGGTTCTCCCTCCAGCGGAGGTCCTGAAGGCTCTCGAGGAGGCCCTGGAAGGGAAAGAGGTCCGGGGAGATGGCCAAGGTAGCTACCTCTTCCCCTGGCACCTCCCTGAACCCGATCCCTTCTTGGCCGCCTTGCTCCTCCTGGGGAAGCTTCTATGA
- a CDS encoding MBL fold metallo-hydrolase, which produces MKELLPGLYQIPVPIPYPLKAVNLYLLKGNGEVALLDTALGTKTARGTLELSLAELGLCFPDVKTVLLTHHHPDHYGLAGFFEGLGARVFLHEEELGRGHLFWLQPEALEEKSFRLFLDHGTPEEALWGIREAMAKTRKRVHPPQNPLSLRDGDLLEVAGKRLRVVWTPGHADGHVAFFLEEEGVLLAGDALLERVSPNVGLWAYTRENPLKDFLTSLKRLMELPAQVAYAGHFGPIPQVRKRAQELFAHHQERLEILLAHLQAPMTAWELSLRLFPQELDAPGRRFAFAETLAHLEYLRLEGQVTREGPTYRYFRA; this is translated from the coding sequence ATGAAAGAGCTTCTCCCTGGGCTTTACCAGATCCCCGTGCCCATCCCCTACCCCCTAAAGGCGGTGAACCTCTACCTCCTTAAGGGCAACGGGGAAGTAGCCCTTCTGGACACCGCCTTGGGCACCAAGACCGCCCGGGGCACCCTGGAGCTCAGCCTGGCGGAGCTGGGCCTGTGTTTTCCCGATGTCAAGACCGTCCTCCTCACCCACCACCACCCAGACCACTACGGGCTGGCGGGCTTTTTTGAGGGGCTTGGGGCCCGGGTCTTTTTGCATGAGGAGGAGCTAGGCCGGGGCCACCTCTTCTGGCTCCAGCCCGAGGCCCTTGAGGAGAAGAGCTTTCGGCTTTTCCTGGACCACGGCACCCCGGAGGAGGCCCTTTGGGGCATCCGGGAGGCCATGGCCAAGACCCGCAAGCGGGTCCACCCTCCGCAAAACCCCCTGTCCCTGAGGGATGGGGACCTGCTGGAGGTGGCCGGCAAGAGGCTTAGGGTGGTCTGGACCCCCGGCCATGCGGACGGGCACGTGGCCTTCTTCCTGGAGGAAGAAGGGGTCTTGCTGGCGGGGGATGCCCTTTTGGAGCGGGTTTCCCCCAACGTGGGCCTATGGGCCTACACCCGGGAGAATCCCCTGAAGGACTTTTTGACGTCCCTAAAACGCCTGATGGAGCTTCCCGCCCAGGTGGCCTATGCGGGGCACTTTGGCCCCATCCCCCAGGTGAGGAAGCGGGCCCAAGAACTCTTCGCCCACCACCAGGAGCGCCTGGAAATCCTGCTCGCCCACCTGCAAGCCCCCATGACCGCCTGGGAACTCTCCTTGAGGCTTTTCCCCCAGGAGCTGGACGCCCCTGGCCGGCGCTTCGCCTTCGCCGAAACCCTGGCCCACCTGGAGTACCTGCGCCTCGAGGGGCAGGTAACGCGGGAAGGCCCCACCTACCGGTACTTCCGGGCCTAA
- a CDS encoding ATP-dependent helicase, whose translation MDAPLTQPSEEALLSSLNEAQRQAVVHFEGPALVVAGAGSGKTRTVVHRVAYLMAKRGVYPSEILAVTFTNKAAEEMKERLRRMVKGAGELWVSTFHSAALRILRVYGERVGLRPGFVVYDEDDQTALLKEVLKELGLAARPGPIKGLLDRAKNRGEAPESLLSELPDYYAGLSRGRLLDVLKRYEEALKAQGALDFGDILLYALRLLEEDREVLKRVRKRARFIHVDEYQDTNPVQYRFTKLLAGEEANLMAVGDPDQGIYSFRAADIRNILDFTRDFPGAKVFRLEVNYRSTEAILRFANALIVHNALRLEKTLRPVKPGGEPVRLYRAKDARDEARFVAEEVLRLGPPFDRVAVLYRTNAQSRLLEQALASRGIPARVVGGVGFFERAEVKDLLAYARLSLNPLDGVSLKRVLNTPPRGIGPATVEKVEALAKEKGLPLFEALKVAAESLSRPLPLRHFLALMEELQELAFGPAEGFFRHLLEATDYPAYLKEAYPEDYEDRLENVEELLRAAKEAEGLMEFLDRVALTARAEEPGEPGGKVALMTLHNAKGLEFPVVFVVGVEEGLLPHRSSLNTLEGLEEERRLFYVGVTRAQERLYLSYAEEREVYGRLEPSRPSRFLEEVAGGLYEEYDPYRTPSRTPPLHRPKPGAFKGGERVVHPRFGPGTVVAAMGDEVTVHFEGVGLKRLSLKYADLRPLG comes from the coding sequence GTGGACGCCCCTTTGACCCAGCCCTCGGAAGAGGCGCTCCTCTCCTCCCTGAACGAGGCCCAACGCCAGGCGGTGGTGCACTTTGAGGGGCCGGCTTTGGTGGTGGCGGGGGCGGGAAGCGGCAAGACCCGCACCGTGGTCCACCGGGTGGCCTACCTCATGGCCAAGCGGGGGGTATACCCCTCGGAGATCCTGGCGGTCACCTTCACCAACAAGGCCGCCGAGGAGATGAAGGAGCGACTCAGGCGCATGGTGAAAGGAGCGGGAGAGCTTTGGGTTTCCACCTTTCACTCCGCCGCTTTGCGCATCCTTAGGGTCTATGGGGAACGGGTGGGGCTTAGGCCGGGGTTTGTGGTCTACGACGAGGACGACCAGACCGCCCTCCTCAAGGAGGTGCTGAAGGAGCTGGGGCTTGCCGCACGCCCCGGGCCCATCAAGGGCCTTCTGGACCGGGCCAAGAACCGGGGGGAGGCCCCCGAGTCCCTCCTTTCGGAGCTTCCCGACTACTACGCGGGGCTTAGCCGGGGAAGGCTTTTGGATGTGCTGAAGCGCTACGAGGAGGCCCTCAAGGCCCAGGGGGCCTTGGACTTCGGGGACATCCTCCTCTATGCCCTGCGCCTTCTGGAGGAGGACCGGGAGGTCTTGAAGCGGGTGAGGAAGCGGGCCCGGTTCATCCACGTGGACGAGTACCAGGACACCAACCCCGTGCAGTACCGCTTCACCAAGCTTTTGGCGGGGGAGGAGGCCAACCTCATGGCCGTGGGGGACCCGGACCAGGGGATCTACTCCTTCCGCGCCGCCGACATCAGGAACATCCTGGACTTCACCCGGGACTTTCCCGGGGCCAAGGTCTTTCGCCTCGAGGTGAACTACCGCTCCACCGAGGCTATCCTGCGCTTTGCCAACGCCCTCATCGTCCATAACGCCCTCCGCCTGGAAAAGACCCTAAGGCCCGTGAAGCCGGGGGGGGAGCCCGTGCGCCTCTATAGGGCTAAGGACGCCCGGGACGAGGCCCGCTTCGTGGCCGAGGAGGTCTTGCGCCTGGGGCCCCCCTTTGACCGGGTGGCGGTGCTTTACCGCACCAACGCCCAAAGCCGCCTCCTGGAGCAGGCCCTGGCCTCCCGGGGGATCCCGGCGCGGGTGGTGGGCGGGGTGGGGTTCTTTGAGCGGGCGGAGGTGAAGGACCTTTTGGCCTACGCCCGGCTCAGCCTAAACCCCCTGGACGGGGTGAGCCTGAAGCGGGTCCTCAACACCCCCCCGAGGGGCATCGGCCCGGCCACGGTGGAGAAGGTGGAGGCCCTGGCCAAGGAAAAGGGGCTTCCCCTCTTTGAGGCCCTCAAGGTGGCGGCGGAGAGCCTATCCCGCCCCCTTCCCCTGCGCCACTTCCTGGCCCTTATGGAGGAGCTTCAGGAGCTGGCCTTTGGCCCTGCGGAAGGGTTTTTCCGCCACCTCCTCGAGGCCACCGACTACCCCGCCTACCTGAAGGAGGCCTACCCCGAGGATTACGAGGACCGGCTGGAGAACGTGGAGGAGCTCTTAAGGGCCGCCAAGGAGGCGGAGGGGCTCATGGAGTTTCTGGACAGGGTGGCCCTTACCGCCCGGGCCGAGGAGCCTGGGGAGCCTGGGGGTAAGGTGGCCCTCATGACCCTGCACAACGCCAAGGGCCTGGAGTTCCCCGTGGTCTTCGTGGTGGGGGTGGAGGAGGGGCTTTTGCCCCACCGCTCGTCCTTGAACACCCTGGAGGGCCTCGAGGAGGAGCGCCGCCTCTTCTACGTGGGGGTGACCCGGGCCCAGGAGAGGCTTTACCTCTCCTATGCCGAGGAAAGGGAGGTCTACGGTCGCCTGGAGCCCAGCCGGCCAAGCCGCTTCCTGGAGGAGGTGGCTGGGGGGCTATATGAGGAGTACGACCCCTACCGTACCCCCTCCAGGACGCCCCCCCTCCACCGGCCCAAGCCCGGGGCCTTTAAGGGCGGGGAAAGGGTGGTCCACCCCCGCTTCGGCCCGGGCACGGTGGTGGCGGCCATGGGGGATGAGGTGACCGTGCACTTTGAGGGGGTGGGCCTGAAGCGGCTTTCCCTCAAGTACGCGGACCTGAGGCCCTTGGGGTGA